The sequence gtgtgtgtgtgtgtgtgtgtgtgtgtgtgtgtacatgtgtgtgtgtgtgtgtgtttgtgttgtgtgtgtacatgtctgtgtgtgtgtgtgtgtgtgtgtgtgtgttgtgtgtgtatatgtatgcatgtgtgtgtgtgtgtgtgtgtgtgtgtgtgtgtgtgtgttgtgtgggtatatgtatgtatgtgtgtgtaattgtgtgtgtgtgtacatgtgtgtgtgtgtgtacatgtgtgtgtgtgtgtgtgtgtgtacatgtgtgtgtgtgtgtttgtgttgtgtgtgcacatgtgtgtgtgtgtgtgtgtgtgtgtgttgtgtgtgtatatgtatgtgtgtgtatgtgtgtgttgtgtgtgtacatgtgtgtgtgtgtgttgtgtgtgtatatgtatgtatgtgtgtgtgtgtatatgtgtgtgtgtgtgtgtgtgtgtgttgtgtgtgtatatgtatgtgtgtacatgtgtgtgtgtgtgtgtttgtgtgtgtgtgtgtgggtgtacatatCGAGTGTAACTCCAGTCACTAACATCAGCACTGACCAGTTTAACTCAAGTCACTCACTAACATCAGCACTGGATATCCAGTGTAACTCCAGTCACTAAcatcagcactgtgtgtgtgtgtgtgtgttgtgtgtgtatatgtatgtgtgtgtatatgtatgtatgtatgtatgtatgtatgtatgtatgtatgtatgtatgtatgtgtgtgtacatgtgtgtgtgtgtgtgtgtaactaacaTCAGCACTGGATATCCAGTGTAACTCCGGTCACATTATTTATATAAGCAATGAAATGGTGCTAGGACCTATGACAAGGTCCCTCTCAGACAAAgtgaatgtgtacatgtgtgtgtgtgtgtgtgtgtgtgtgtgtgtgtgtgtgtgtgtgtttgtttgtgttgtgtgtgtgtgtgtacatgtgtgcgtgtgtgtgtgtgtgtacatgtatgtgtgtgtatatgtatgtatatgtgtgtatgtgtgtgtgtgtgtgtacatgtgtgtgtgtgtgtgtgtacatgtgtgtatgtgttgtgtgtgtgtacatgtgtgtatgtgtgtgtgtgtgtgtgtgtgtgtgtgtatacatgtgtgtgtgtgtttgtgttgtgtgtgtacatgtgtgtgtgtgtgtgtgtgtgtgtgtatatatgtgtgttgtgtgtgtgttgtgtgtgtgtgtgttgtgtgtgtgtgtatatatgtatgtgtgtgtgtgtctcacctggttTGATGCGTCCATCTCGATCAGCTGGTCCCCCTGGTACCACGGAGGCGATGAAAATACCGAGATCCAATCGCCCAGTGGTGTCTTCTCCTACGATTACTATACctgatacccacacacacacacacacacacacacacacacacacacacacacacacacaaacatcatcatcGGTCTCAAAGCCGAGTTTAGGGTCCTTCctctggatcacacacacacacacacacacacacacacacacacacacatacacacacacacacatacaccatcagTCTCACCAAGGCCAAGGTTAGGGTCCTTcctcagtgtcacacacacagtttctcggTCAAGGGATCTTGTCTGAGAGTCTGCTGAATAGAAAACATCATGGAATcagacatagatacacacacacagacacacacacacacacacacacacataaacacacacacacgtaaacacacacacacacaagggatcTGATCTGAGAGTCTGCTGAATAGAAAACATCATAGaatcagacacagatacacacacacacacacacacacacacacacacacacacacacacacacacacacacacacacgggatctGGTCTGAGTGTCTGCTGAATAGAAAACATCATAGaatcagacacagatacacacacacacacacacacacacacacgggatctGGTCTGAGTGTCTGCTGAATAGAAAACATCATAGaatcagacacagatacacacacacacacacacacacacacacacacacacacacacacaagggatcTGGTCTGAGTGTCTGCTGAATAGAAAACATCATAGAATCAGATGATCCTCCACCTTTCTACACCAAACTACCCCCATTTCTACACCAATCtacaccaatgtgtgtgtgtgtgtgtgtgtgtgtgtgagtgtgtgagtgtgtgtgtgtgtgtgtgtgtgtgtgtgtgtgtgtgtgtgtgtgtgtgagtgtgtgagtgtgtctgtgtgtgagtgtgtttatgtgtgtgtgtgtgtgtgtgtgtgtgtgtgtgtgtgtgtgtgtgtgtgtctgtgtgtgagtgtgtttatgtgtgtgtgtgtgtgtgtgtgtgtgtgtgtgtgtgtgtgtgtgggagtgtgtgtgtgtgtgtgtgtgagtgtgtgtgtgtatgtgtgagtgagagtgtgtgtgtgtgtgtgtgtgtgtgtgtgggagtgtgtgggagtgtgtgtgtgtgtgtgtgggggggtgtgtgtgagtgtgtgtgtgtgtgtgtgtgtgtgagtgtgtgtgtgtgtgtatgtgtgtgtgtgtgtgtgtgtgtgtgtgtgtgtgtgtgtgtgtgtgtgtgtgtgtgtgtgagtgtgtgtgtatgatggctCTCACCTCTAAAGACTGGGGACACGACGGGAGTTTCTGGTCGTCTCTCTGGGGTAGTGGCCATGACCCTCCTCATAACCGGACTGCTGgcactgacagacaaacacacacacacatcaacagacaaacacacacacagacttcaacacaaaacacacacacacatatgcaacacacagacacacacacagacgcatacacacacacacacacacacacacacacacagagagacacacacacacacacacacaccttagtgaGTCTCTCTGCTGACGAATCTTGGTCTGTAGGCGTGTGGCGATGTCGTCACACAGCCTGCTCATGTCATTTCCTGCTATGCTGTCTGCGCGGGGGAGCCCGGGGCTCAGGGGCGGGTACTGGgacaggtgggcgtggttaagatgGCCGCTGTCGGAGGTGGACAGGCGTCGGGCCAAGGTACTGTTCTGCGCACGGAGCACTGTGGCATACTGCACGATGTTGTCCTCTGGAACACAAGAACGTGGAACGTGAGGGACAGGGTACATACctcatgcatgcattcatgtgtgtgtgtgtgtttgtgtgttagacctgaggtgatgctgtgtgtgtgtgtgtgtgtgtgtgtgtgtgtgtgtgtgtgtgtgtgtgtgttgtgtgtgtgtgtgtgtgtgtgtgtgttgtgtgtgtgtgtgtgtgtgtgtgtgttagaccagaggtgatgctgtgtgtgtgtgtgtgtgtgtgtgttagacctgaggtgatacgtgtgtgtgtgtgtgtgtgtgtgtgtgtgtgtctgtctgttgtagGTACAATCGGGCCTCCACAGATTAATTTGTTCATGTGATTTAAACTGAACTTCTACTGTGACACGGAAGCCATTATGTAAACAGTCCTCCTTGTGGTGGCTTGTGCTAGAGGTGCCCCCACTTTGGTCCTGAACTATGGCCCTGAACTTTGATCCTGAACTATGGTCCTGAACTATGGTCCTGAGCTAAGTATTGGACCGGTAAATAAGCACacatagctagcatagcataacaCAGCTAAGTATTAGACTGGTAAATAAGCACacatagctagcatagcatagcaccgCTAAGTATTGGACTGGTAACTGGGCACACATAGCTACTATAGCATAGCACCGCTAAGTATTGGACTGGTAACTGGGCACacatagctagcatagcataacaGCGCTAAGTATTGGACTGGTAACTGGGCACACATAGCTAGCATAGCGTAACACAGCTAAGTATTGGACTGGTAAATAAGCACacatagctagcatagcataacaGCGCTAAGTATTGGACTGGGCACACTTatctagcatagcatagcactgCTAAGTATTATGCTGCTTAATTTTTGTCAAAGTATTGATTTGGTTTATTCACTGAGCTTGTTTGTTGTGATCTCTTTTTATAGTTAGGTTATCAGGTAGTTGGCGTCACCACACTGCTTAGCTGATGTAGCTTATGCTTGACCAGGACGCAGGGTCTTGCATACAACCGAACCATCTCACACggatcatgtacacacactttgaaTTGGCCCTACacatcgccacacacacacacacacacacacacacacacacacacacacacacacacaccgagaggaaACTCAAAGCTCCTTTATCACATACGTCTTTGTTTCTGGCCCTGTATGTGCATGCGCAACATACGAACGcagaataaagaaacacacccacccattaTTTCTGGCACGCAcctgacacacccacactttctctctctctctctgactagatgctgtatgtgtgtgtgtgtgtgtgtgtgtgtgtgtgtgtgatctgaggtGATGctgtatgggtctgtgtgtgtgtgtgtgtgtgtgtgtgtgtgtgtatgtgtgtgtgtgatctgaggtgatgttgtatgagtgtgagtgtgtgtgtgatgagtgtgagtgtgtgtgtgtgtgtgtgtgtgtgtgatctgaggtgatgcagtatgagtgtgagtgtgtgtgtgtgtgtgtgtgtgtgtgtgtgtgtgtgatctgaggtgatgctgtatgagtgtgagtgtgtgtgtgtgtgtgtgtgtgtgtgtgtgtgtgtgtgtgtgtgtgtgtgtgtgtgtgtgtgtgatctgaggtgatgctgtatgagtgtgtgtgtgtgtgtgtgtgtgtgtgtgtgtgtgtgtgtgtgtgtgtgtgatcctcggTGATGCtgtatgggtgtgagtgtgtgtgtgtgtgtgtgtgtgagtgtgtgtgtgtgtgtgtgtgtgtgtgtgtgtgtgtgcgtttgtgtgtgtgtgtgtgtgtgtgtgtgtgtgtgtgtgtgtgtgtgtgtgtgtgtgtgtgtgtgtgtgtgtttctgacctGAGGTGATGCTGTGACTGAGCTGCCTGGAGTTCATCTCCTTGTGGAACTTGTGCTGCGCAGAACAGAGGTCACACAGGTACTTGGCGATGACGGAACGTTCCGTGTGGAACGTGTGCTTCTTCTTGCTGGTGCTGCTCTCAATGATGAACTTACGCTTCTGAGGGAGAAGAACCCAGCAGAGgtttcagttcacacacacacacacacacacacacacacacacacacacacacacagtacgctTCTGAAGGAGAAGAACCCAGCAGAGgtttcagttcacacacacacacacacacacacacacacacacacacacacatacacacacacacacacacagacacacacacacacacacacacacacacacactcacactcacactcacaaagcatcacctcagatcacacacacacacacacacacacacacacacacacacacacacactcacactcacacagcatcacctcagatcacacacacacacagacacacacacacacacacacacacacacacacacacacacacacgcacacactcacagaggaggagatgctGAGTGTTTCCCTCCAGTGGAACCTCAAGCTGACGGAGCGGACGGTGTTTTTGACGTCGTAAATGATGACTCCTTTGGCACACACTCCCAGAAGCTGATCTCCCATGGTGCCCTTCTTCTCTGGCGCCACCCGGTGGACGAGCACGCCGAAGTCCGCCAGCTGCTGCACCGTCTGCCATGGGGTCAGAGTTCACAGGTGAGATGGAGGATGAGcttgaggacacacactctctcaaacacacactcacactcacacacactctcaaacacacacacgcacacacacactctctcaaacacacacacgcacgcacacacactcacacacacacacacacacacacacacacacacacacacacacacacacacactcacacactcacactcacactcatacagcatcacctcagatcacacacacacacacatacacacacacaaacacacacacacactctctcaaacacacacacgcacgcacacacactcatatgtgaCATTTGAACCAATATAAAtgttaatacaaaaaaaatttaaGAAAATAAGCTGTAGACAAAAAATGTAACTAACAtttaaattagtgctgtcagttaaacgcgttattaacggcattaacgcaaacccattttaacgctgtcatttttttatcgcaagATTAAcgcgattaaaaaaaaataataataattatttacattttttttagattaacgttctttttggcctctcaaactgtgtagtaggctaacgttacggtttgagtgagtggtgagtgcgatacggcgaaatggatcataaaaagcttctgaatggaaagtttacttttaaaagttgtgttgtgcaaaagaagcgagcttcactgttgtctgaaaatgtcaacaggcagctggctgaaagcaaagaagtagtaggcttaccttttattggtaaccttggagtccttgtttacctgaaatgtgcactttataatttgattttgtaccgccctgtttggcaatgttattttcaataaaataaaacatttgcataaagcaagccaatccacttttccatgttgataagggcattcaaataaaaataaaattatggtaaaaataaataaatgaagggacatttagaatagataaaaatgtgcgattaatcgcgattaattttgagttaactatgacataaatgcgattaatcgcgattaaatattttaatcgtttgacagcactaatttaaaTATTTTAGCAAGAATATGCGTGTACCAACTAGCAgctaatatataataatattagggctgtcaatagataaaaaaaaattaactaattaatcgcacattttgaaatgaattaatcgcgattttttttcttcttaagactaaatcttataaattaacgagtaatcacttcatacagcgtgtattttagacactgttgtttaattgtattttcttttttaaacacaatggtgcccctcgacggtaaatcgtaagaatttcccctgaagcaattcgaatcacctcaatcagcccactgtcatcaactatgttgatgggccgacagtcaccggcaacccaaatggcaaccttttcacggactggtctagttattttcctagagaagtcatggagtgtgggttggcgatcatctaacctgggactgctttctgtcgggtgctttgcattaaggtgataacttcaagacgagctgcttctgtgatagctaaattcagcttgacaaatgctacatacaactttagttttgtcgattgttccgtcattttggctcaaCAATCTCTCAGCTctttccatcttcaactaccgcagtggttctcaaactttttctgtcattccccactttgaacaaggggggctattcaagccccacctgtccctcatcgctcccataaaatggtaggccaagccccctacttacgggctacattgcccgaggggacacaggttcaagtctggcctgatgtaatttcccaatcctctccccacctattctccgcctcgcttcctgtcataacttcatgtcctatccaaaaaaaagtattattatttaatttattttttaattgcgttaattgcgttaaaatattttattgcgttaatcgcggccgcattaatcgcatagattaacgcgttaacgctgacagccctaaatattatacatttatttattataaataataaatataaaataataaacatcAAAGCCAAATACAGATAAATGAACAGAAgacccacacactcaacagaaACACTCAACTCCTTTACCGCTTACCTCTCTAAGCTTGTTAGGCTAATAGGGGGAGATTCAAATGCAAGGACacgctacatacacacacacacacacacacacacacacactgacacacacacacacacacacacacacacacacacacacacacacacacacacacacacacacacacacacagagtcctgtgCCCAGCCTGCTTTACAGAGACAGGAGTTTTCACTGGTTCAGATGACGTGACATCATTACAGGGACATAACCAGCCTGCAGAGGGGGTTGAACTTTTGACCCCAAAGGTGGCCATCTTGCCTCTTTTTACCCCAAAGGTGGCCATCTTGCCTCTTCTGACCCCAAAGGTGGCCATCTTGCCTCTTTTGACCCCAAAGGTGGCCATCTTGCCTCTTCTGACCCCAAAGGTGGCCATCTTGCCTCTTTCTACCCCAAAGGTGGCCATCTTGACTCTTTCTCCAGCTAGCCCTGACACTATGTCATGTCATGCTTTAGCCATTTTTCATTCAGGGGCCCAGCTACAgttacagctcacacacacacacacacacacacacacacacacacacacacaccttctaaaGCTCTCCTACAGGCTTAAGGCTTAAGAGACATCACACCAGGGTGACTCACACTCAGGAACTCCAGCTCCGAATCCTCTGTGACCATGCTGGCATTGTTGGCATGTAACCGTAGCAACTCCTCCTTTAGGCACGGGACGGCCATCTTGGCAAGAACACCCTTAGACACATAATGCTCAGGGCGGAAGTAGTTCTTCCCATACACCTGCTCCAAAGCACACAggagataagtgtgtgtgtgtgtgtgtatggagtgtgtgtgtgtgtgtgtgtgtgtgtgtgtgtgtgtgtctgtgtgtgtatacatagtGCTCAGGGCGGTAGTAGTTCTTCCCATACACCTGCTCCAAAGCACACAgggaataagtgtgtgtgtgtgtgtgtgtgtgtgtgtgtgtgtgtgtgtgtgtgtgtgtgtgtatacatagtGCTCTGGACAGAAGTAGTTCTTCCCATACACCTGCGCCAAAGCACACAGGagataagactgtgtgtgtgtatgtgtgtgtgtgtgtgtgtgtgtatacatagtGCTCAGGGCGGAAGTAGTTCTTCCCATACACCTGCGCCAAAGCACACAGGagataagactgtgtgtgtgtatgtgtgtgtgtgtgtgtgtgtgtgtgtgtatacatagtGCTCAGGGCGGAAGTAGTTCTTCCCATACACCTGCGCCAAAGCACACAGGagataagactgtgtgtgtgtatgtgtgtgtgtgtgtgtgtgtgtgtgtgtgtgtgtgtgtgtgtgtgtgtgtgtgtgtacatagtgCTCAGGGCGGAAGTAGTTCTTCCCATACACCTGCGCCAAAGCACACAGGAGATAAGACTTAGAccagctgcagtgtgtgtgtgtgtgtgtgagtgtgcctatgagtatgtgtgtgagtgtgtgtgtgtgtgtgtgtgtgtgtgtgtatgtgtgtgtgtgtgtgtgtgtgtgtgtgtgtgtgtgtgtgtgtgtgtgtgtgtgtgtgtgtgtgtgtgtgtgtgtgtacctcaggcATGCAGTCTCCATACTCTGCCTGTAGAGCCAGGGCGGCGAGGAACAGCTCCGTCTCCACGTCACACCCCAGCCGGTCCTCCAGCAGGTCTCGCCTCAGCTGCAGGTAGTACTGGTGCCGCGTTAGCttattcctgcacacacacacacacacattacagacatacacacacacacgcacacacacaccgcacacacacacacacacacacacacacacatccacacacacacacacacacacacacacatccacacacacacgcacacacacaaacacacacaaacacacacacacacacacacacacacacacagggggacaaATGCAACACCGCTCAGTACTGATCATacagagtgattctgtggcgTTAAAGGCTTCACATGCGTGTGGTCATACAGGAGcttgatctacacacacacacaaacacacacacacacacacacacacacacacacacactccactcacacacacacacacacacacaccgcacacacacacacacacacacacacacacacacacacacacacacatagttcacGCTTGTGTGTTCGTACAGGAACAGCGTGATGTTGGacatgaagaacacacacacacacacacacacacacacacacacacacgcacgcatgcacacaaacacacactcatagttcACGCTTGTGTGTTCGTACAGGAGCAGGGTGATGTCGGACACGAAGAACTTGATCCTGAAGTGGACGGCGAAGGACGAGGTGGGAACCTTCTTCCAGCTGTCTGGAGCCACCTTATGCAGCCTGGTCTCGCTGTCCAGGAACAGGAGCTCCTCCTCTGAGACAGGGCAAgataaacagtcacacacaaacacacacacacacacacacacacacacacacacacacacacacacacagacacacacacacacacacacataaacacacacacacatacacacacacacacacacacacacagtcaagtcTATCTTTGAGACAGGGCAAGATAACCACCATCAACACCATCAGTGACTGTACTTCAGTTCTTACAGTCAAGTCTAGCTTTGAACACACAAGGTCGTCTCGAGTCTTTGATGATGCAGTTAAAAACTGCACTCCCAGCGTATATTTCTCTTACTGATTTATTGGGAACatattgacagacagacacatttcttAAGAGTGCGGTTCTTTTCTGTATTATCAAAGTCGTTCTTAACTCGCACCCTAAGACACTTTAATTCGAGTTGATCACACCGGCTTTCTTGCTCATATAGAGTCTTTACCTTGACAGTACGCAAGACATATAGAGCGTTTACCGTGAAAGTACGCAAGACATATAGAGCGTTTACCGTGAAAGTACGCAAGACATATAGTGCGTTTACCGTGAAAGTATGCAAGACATAGAGAGTGTTTACCGTGAAAGTACGCAAGGCCAAAGTAGAAATGCTCCACCAGGTTGGAGTGGGCGATGATCATGTCGAAGACGTCGCCGCTCTTGGACTTGACGTCACACTTGACCATGATGCACTGGCCGCTGGGCATGAACACACGCAGGTCCCGCTGCGACACGCCAGACTTGCCCTTCTTCGATTGCTGAGGGGGAGGGACTGAATTTAATGGCAAACACTACTAAAGAACTAAAGACTCCTTCAGAAACactactctcgctctctctctttgtttaagACTCTTATAAGTGTCTGTATGAACGCGTTTAAGAACTGAATGTATTCATTCTGGTATCGTTGACTCTGAGTCTTTCACCAGAGTGTGGGGGATTGAGGGATGTGTTTGTATTGGCGAGGTCAATGAAGAGGCTCATTTTCTGAGTGCATGAATTTAGTGAGAATTGAGTGTTTCATTTGTACTGTTTATAAAGGaaatgtctttctgtctctctccctccctctccctcccccttcctctctctctctctctctccctctcctccctcccccttcctctctctctctctctctccctccctctctctctctctctctctctctctctctcccccttcctctctctctctctctctctctctctctttcgatgCTAGTTGGGTTCTAAagtagaatctctctctctctcccttcctctctctctctttctctctctctccctctccctcccccttcctctctctccctccctctctctcccctccctctctctctctctctctctctctttctctctctttctctctctctctctggatgctAGCGGGGTTCTAAAGTAGAATCTCACCACGATTGATTCCGGCAGCTCCAGAACTATTAGAGGCTCCTCCAACATTCTGACGAATTCTGGACCCGAgttctgagaacacacacacacacacacacacacacacacacaggcacacacacacacacacacacacacacacacacacacacacacacatttagtataAAGTATAGTATGAAAttcagcaaccccccccccccccatctacaGTAAGTTCAGTGTGTATCAAGCTTCAGATTCCTTGGCATCCACATCTCCAACCATCTCCGTGACGACAGCGTCTTTACTTCCTGTTTACCACAGCACCATCAAGACCataatcaccaccaccatcaccgtTCGGCATCAGACCATAATGCACTGCAGCTGgtggtgggaaaaaaaaccttgacGGTGGACGTTTTCCAGATTCAAATATTATCTCACCACAGCCATCATAATATCATATCAAGCATTATAACCAGGGTTAATCATCCTAATATCATATGAAGCATTATAATCATCCTTATATCATATGAATCATTACAACCAGGGTTAATCATATCATATGAAGCATTACAACCAGGGTTAATCATCCTAATATCATATGAAGCATTATAATCATCCTTATATCATATGAAGCATTACAACCAGGGTTAATCATCCTTATATCATATGAAGCATTACAACCAGGGTTAATCATCCTTAtatcgtgtgtgagtgtgcctatgtgtttgtgtgtatgtgagtgtgtgtgcatgtgtgtgtggatgtgagtgtgtgtgtgtgtgtatgtgtgtgtgagtgtgtgtgtgtgtgtgtgtgtgtgtgtgtgcatgtgtatgtgagtgtgtgtgtgtgtgtggttgtgtgtgtgtgagtgtgtgtatgtgagtgtgtgtgtgtatgtgagtgtgtgtgtgtgtatgtgtgcaccttGAGCTTCCTCTCTGATAGGCTGAAGGAGGAGCCAAAGGAGTCAGTGGCGCGTGGAGTTCTGAGTCCGTCCAGCAGGGGGCTCCGGTTCAACCAAGACGATGTGCTGTCACGGTGACACACCGACATCCTGCACAGAGAACACAGGAGCATAGGAgagtgtgtacacgtgtgagtgtgtgtgtgtgtgtgagagagtgtgtgtgtgtgagattgtgtgtgtgtgtgagagtgtgtgtgtgtgagattgtgtgtgtgtgtgtgagagagtgtgtatgtgtaagattgtgtgtgtgtgtgtgtgtgtgttgtgtgtgtgagagagagtgtgtgtgtgtgtgagagtgtgtgtgagtgtgtgtgtgagtgtgtgtgtgtgagattgtgtgtgtgtgtgtgagtgtgtgtgtgtgagagtgtgtgcgtgtgtgagtgtgtgattgtgtgtgtgtgtgtgagtgtgtgtgtgtgtgtgtgtgagtgagtgtgtgattgtgtgtgtgtgtgtttgtgtgtgtgtgagtgagtgtgagtttgtgtgtgtgtgcattgtttaCCTGCTCCTCGTCAGgtctgttctgattggctggcataAGGAGCTTCTGCTTCTCACGGCCCAACTGGTGTTTTGCTGAGTCAAGCCTGGACACGGGGACATCAGAGACacttttaatgtacacacacgcacgcacgcacgcatgcacacacacacacacacacacacacacacacacacacacacacacacacacacacactcacacaaactcacacaaacacacacacacacacacacacacacacacactctctctcacacacacacacaaacactctctctttctcacacacaaattgaaaacgaaaagtcaaaacgaaataaaaataaaaactagtgaaaaatgcaaaaactataataaccttggtgcctatgagtctgagtgtgtgtcagtgtgtttacatgatggtataat is a genomic window of Clupea harengus chromosome 1, Ch_v2.0.2, whole genome shotgun sequence containing:
- the frmpd2 gene encoding tyrosine-protein phosphatase non-receptor type 13 isoform X1; this encodes MGTFVTLAEVLEERGAPLEEKEVWSVLMAAVQSLKDISSKGSGSLCSVITPGSLLLSSAGGVAFKSCARFEGVASFTAPEANQTPSSRSAPEKKSVFSLGMTLYWTVDYQLPSNQPVQLSERLNSLLLSMCEECVSLRSDLQDVLEACEQHHRHTLLPPPDRVIRQLVEDVQQDPENPVPTGSTQITDRSQTVRDRLRGLTQQNTSWAVRSRSSLCQPIRTDLTRSRMSVCHRDSTSSWLNRSPLLDGLRTPRATDSFGSSFSLSERKLKNSGPEFVRMLEEPLIVLELPESIVQSKKGKSGVSQRDLRVFMPSGQCIMVKCDVKSKSGDVFDMIIAHSNLVEHFYFGLAYFHEEELLFLDSETRLHKVAPDSWKKVPTSSFAVHFRIKFFVSDITLLLNKLTRHQYYLQLRRDLLEDRLGCDVETELFLAALALQAEYGDCMPEVYGKNYFRPEHYVSKGVLAKMAVPCLKEELLRLHANNASMVTEDSELEFLSTVQQLADFGVLVHRVAPEKKGTMGDQLLGVCAKGVIIYDVKNTVRSVSLRFHWRETLSISSSKRKFIIESSTSKKKHTFHTERSVIAKYLCDLCSAQHKFHKEMNSRQLSHSITSEDNIVQYATVLRAQNSTLARRLSTSDSGHLNHAHLSQYPPLSPGLPRADSIAGNDMSRLCDDIATRLQTKIRQQRDSLSASSPVMRRVMATTPERRPETPVVSPVFRADSQTRSLDRETVCVTLRKDPNLGLGIVIVGEDTTGRLDLGIFIASVVPGGPADRDGRIKPGGRLISLNQISLEGVTFSEAADIMQNSSNEVELIVSQSKGVKRTSSFRVLERNYESQTTLLADSRQGDDDLDELVSVMMTPKSATQLHLPEIRIRNAQDSPSLSGSCSSLRPEEFTVELRKESGSLGISIAAAVNSTNQQKGVYIKSLISGGVAELDGRIQSGDRLLEVDGTRLDGLTNQQAAERLSKTGQAVTLVFERDSPLLPRRCASPDRRSTLTAPSNAASRNNSCPVITMTTPYSIHPNDYSFVSDDNIMEVSLRKRLNGLGFSFLLAELDTSLDCGTVVLVKRLFPGQPAEESGLIQEGDVILAVNGEALKGLSYQRVMQLLRGSQSEVRLVLCRPEAGVLPPLSDKIGQLTCS
- the frmpd2 gene encoding tyrosine-protein phosphatase non-receptor type 13 isoform X2, producing the protein MGTFVTLAEVLEERGAPLEEKEVWSVLMAAVQSLKDISSKGSGSLCSVITPGSLLLSSAGGVAFKSCARFEGVASFTAPEANQTPSSRSAPEKKSVFSLGMTLYWTVDYQLPSNQPVQLSERLNSLLLSMCEECVSLRSDLQDVLEACEQHHRHTLLPPPDRVIRQLVEDVQQDPENPVPTGSTQITDRSQTVRDRLRGLTQQNTSWAVRSRSSLCQPIRTDLTRSRMSVCHRDSTSSWLNRSPLLDGLRTPRATDSFGSSFSLSERKLKNSGPEFVRMLEEPLIVLELPESIVQSKKGKSGVSQRDLRVFMPSGQCIMVKCDVKSKSGDVFDMIIAHSNLVEHFYFGLAYFHEEELLFLDSETRLHKVAPDSWKKVPTSSFAVHFRIKFFVSDITLLLNKLTRHQYYLQLRRDLLEDRLGCDVETELFLAALALQAEYGDCMPEVYGKNYFRPEHYVSKGVLAKMAVPCLKEELLRLHANNASMVTEDSELEFLSTVQQLADFGVLVHRVAPEKKGTMGDQLLGVCAKGVIIYDVKNTVRSVSLRFHWRETLSISSSKRKFIIESSTSKKKHTFHTERSVIAKYLCDLCSAQHKFHKEMNSRQLSHSITSEDNIVQYATVLRAQNSTLARRLSTSDSGHLNHAHLSQYPPLSPGLPRADSIAGNDMSRLCDDIATRLQTKIRQQRDSLSASSPVMRRVMATTPERRPETPVVSPVFRDSQTRSLDRETVCVTLRKDPNLGLGIVIVGEDTTGRLDLGIFIASVVPGGPADRDGRIKPGGRLISLNQISLEGVTFSEAADIMQNSSNEVELIVSQSKGVKRTSSFRVLERNYESQTTLLADSRQGDDDLDELVSVMMTPKSATQLHLPEIRIRNAQDSPSLSGSCSSLRPEEFTVELRKESGSLGISIAAAVNSTNQQKGVYIKSLISGGVAELDGRIQSGDRLLEVDGTRLDGLTNQQAAERLSKTGQAVTLVFERDSPLLPRRCASPDRRSTLTAPSNAASRNNSCPVITMTTPYSIHPNDYSFVSDDNIMEVSLRKRLNGLGFSFLLAELDTSLDCGTVVLVKRLFPGQPAEESGLIQEGDVILAVNGEALKGLSYQRVMQLLRGSQSEVRLVLCRPEAGVLPPLSDKIGQLTCS